One window from the genome of Paramormyrops kingsleyae isolate MSU_618 chromosome 3, PKINGS_0.4, whole genome shotgun sequence encodes:
- the srfb gene encoding serum response factor b isoform X1, translating to MLPSQAGSPPIGSGSASDGDNTGHGTVVLGSGNRASSVRTGFIVTGLSDNAGSAVGRQRDASGMLGGNGAGVGSRGGARPGNGAGLSGLQNASQAGIGGMSAGVGVPGGARYDMNRESAQQVCSGSEADSDSGDDDDPMGSVGDSRRAVKRERAEMEAAASAGQESCMQPGYGVASGSVTGAKPGKKTRGRVKIKMEFIDNKLRRYTTFSKRKTGIMKKAYELSTLTGTQVLLLVASETGHVYTFATRKLQPMITSETGKALIQTCLNSPDSPPRSDPTCDQRMSATGFEETDLTYQVSESDSCGESKQDTLKPAFTVANLPGTSSAQATVPTTSTTMQISSGPSFPITNYLAPVSASSSVNSITSANGTVLKTSAASAGVMQLPSGFTFMPGTSLAPGTPTIPLGQLQQHSLAIQGQQAQSIPAAPVQQNQQAVFRFPTTVSLAGAGMTQQLQAIQVHPTTQQSGNPSDGSQEISQASTSATVSLPATIVTTPVPTSMAGHIYPSPHTVMYASTPALADGSLTVLNAFSQGSSAMQVSTQGQDTGAVPHVFLTAPVSAVQIHPMVIGQQASGGGSGGNLTELQVVNLDAPPHNAKSD from the exons ATGCTACCTAGCCAGGCTGGCTCGCCACCGATAGGAAGCGGGTCAGCGTCCGACGGGGACAACACAGGTCACGGCACGGTGGTGCTCGGAAGCGGGAACCGCGCCAGCTCGGTGAGAACGGGGTTTATAGTGACTGGGCTCAGCGACAACGCCGGCAGCGCGGTCGGACGCCAGAGGGACGCATCGGGGATGCTGGGGGGAAACGGGGCAGGCGTTGGTTCCAGAGGTGGGGCAAGGCCGGGGAACGGAGCGGGGCTAAGCGGGCTGCAGAACGCCAGCCAGGCGGGTATCGGCGGTATGAGTGCGGGAGTCGGCGTGCCCGGCGGCGCCAGGTATGACATGAACAGAGAGAGCGCACAGCAGGTGTGTAGCGGCTCCGAAGCCGACTCGGACTCGGGAGATGACGATGACCCGATGGGTTCAGTCGGGGACAGCCGCAGGGCGGTGAAGCGAGAGAGGGCGGAGATGGAAGCGGCGGCGTCCGCGGGACAGGAGTCTTGCATGCAGCCTGGCTATGGCGTAGCCTCGGGGAGCGTCACTGGGGCCAAGCCCGGGAAGAAGACCCGCGGCAGAGTGAAGATTAAAATGGAGTTTATCGACAATAAGCTGCGGCGCTACACAACTTTCAGCAAGAGGAAGACTGGTATAATGAAGAAG GCCTATGAGCTGTCCACGCTGACTGGGACGCAGGTCCTGCTGCTGGTGGCCAGTGAGACCGGCCACGTGTACACGTTCGCCACACGCAAGCTGCAGCCCATGATCACCAGCGAGACGGGCAAGGCCCTCATCCAGACGTGCCTGAACTCACCCGACTCGCCGCCGCGCTCCGACCCCACCTGTGACCAGCGTATGAGCGCCACGGGCTTCGAGGAGACGGACCTCACCTACCAGGTGTCCGAGTCCGACAGCTGCGGGGAGAGCAAG CAGGACACACTGAAGCCAGCCTTCACAGTAGCCAACTTGCCAGGGACGTCCAGCGCGCAGGCCACGGTGCCGACCACGTCCACGACCATGCAGATCAGCAGCGGCCCGTCCTTCCCCATCACCAACTACCTGGCGCCCGTGTCTGCCAGCAGCAGCGTCAACAGCATCACCAGCGCCAACGGCACCGTGCTCAAGACTTCGGCGGCCTCAGCCGGCGTTATGCAGCTGCCCAGCGGCTTCACCTTCATGCCCG GGACTTCGTTGGCGCCTGGCACCCCCACCATTCCGCTGGGCCAGCTGCAGCAGCACTCGCTGGCCATCCAGGGCCAGCAGGCCCAGTCCATCCCTGCCGCGCCCGTGCAGCAGAACCAGCAGGCTGTCTTCCGCTTCCCTACCACAGTCTCCCTCGCCG GGGCCGGTATGACCCAGCAGCTGCAGGCCATCCAGGTGCATCCAACCACGCAGCAGAGTGGCAACCCCAGCGACGGCAGCCAGGAGATCTCCCAGGCTTCTACAAGCGCCACAG tgAGCCTCCCAGCCACCATCGTCACCACCCCGGTGCCCACGTCCATGGCGGGGCACATATACCCAAGCCCCCACACGGTGATGTACGCCTCCACACCCGCGCTGGCTGACGGCAGCCTCACGGTGCTGAATGCCTTCTCGCAGGGATCCTCCGCCATGCAGGTGTCCACACAGGGCCAGGACACTG GAGCTGTACCTCATGTGTTCCTCACAGCGCCGGTCTCCGCAGTGCAGATCCACCCA ATGGTGATTGGGCAGCAGGCAAGCGGCGGGGGCAGCGGTGGTAACCTGACAGAGCTGCAGGTGGTCAACCTGGACGCCCCGCCCCACAATGCAAAGAGTGACTGA
- the srfb gene encoding serum response factor b isoform X2 — MLPSQAGSPPIGSGSASDGDNTGHGTVVLGSGNRASSVRTGFIVTGLSDNAGSAVGRQRDASGMLGGNGAGVGSRGGARPGNGAGLSGLQNASQAGIGGMSAGVGVPGGARYDMNRESAQQVCSGSEADSDSGDDDDPMGSVGDSRRAVKRERAEMEAAASAGQESCMQPGYGVASGSVTGAKPGKKTRGRVKIKMEFIDNKLRRYTTFSKRKTGIMKKAYELSTLTGTQVLLLVASETGHVYTFATRKLQPMITSETGKALIQTCLNSPDSPPRSDPTCDQRMSATGFEETDLTYQVSESDSCGESKDTLKPAFTVANLPGTSSAQATVPTTSTTMQISSGPSFPITNYLAPVSASSSVNSITSANGTVLKTSAASAGVMQLPSGFTFMPGTSLAPGTPTIPLGQLQQHSLAIQGQQAQSIPAAPVQQNQQAVFRFPTTVSLAGAGMTQQLQAIQVHPTTQQSGNPSDGSQEISQASTSATVSLPATIVTTPVPTSMAGHIYPSPHTVMYASTPALADGSLTVLNAFSQGSSAMQVSTQGQDTGAVPHVFLTAPVSAVQIHPMVIGQQASGGGSGGNLTELQVVNLDAPPHNAKSD; from the exons ATGCTACCTAGCCAGGCTGGCTCGCCACCGATAGGAAGCGGGTCAGCGTCCGACGGGGACAACACAGGTCACGGCACGGTGGTGCTCGGAAGCGGGAACCGCGCCAGCTCGGTGAGAACGGGGTTTATAGTGACTGGGCTCAGCGACAACGCCGGCAGCGCGGTCGGACGCCAGAGGGACGCATCGGGGATGCTGGGGGGAAACGGGGCAGGCGTTGGTTCCAGAGGTGGGGCAAGGCCGGGGAACGGAGCGGGGCTAAGCGGGCTGCAGAACGCCAGCCAGGCGGGTATCGGCGGTATGAGTGCGGGAGTCGGCGTGCCCGGCGGCGCCAGGTATGACATGAACAGAGAGAGCGCACAGCAGGTGTGTAGCGGCTCCGAAGCCGACTCGGACTCGGGAGATGACGATGACCCGATGGGTTCAGTCGGGGACAGCCGCAGGGCGGTGAAGCGAGAGAGGGCGGAGATGGAAGCGGCGGCGTCCGCGGGACAGGAGTCTTGCATGCAGCCTGGCTATGGCGTAGCCTCGGGGAGCGTCACTGGGGCCAAGCCCGGGAAGAAGACCCGCGGCAGAGTGAAGATTAAAATGGAGTTTATCGACAATAAGCTGCGGCGCTACACAACTTTCAGCAAGAGGAAGACTGGTATAATGAAGAAG GCCTATGAGCTGTCCACGCTGACTGGGACGCAGGTCCTGCTGCTGGTGGCCAGTGAGACCGGCCACGTGTACACGTTCGCCACACGCAAGCTGCAGCCCATGATCACCAGCGAGACGGGCAAGGCCCTCATCCAGACGTGCCTGAACTCACCCGACTCGCCGCCGCGCTCCGACCCCACCTGTGACCAGCGTATGAGCGCCACGGGCTTCGAGGAGACGGACCTCACCTACCAGGTGTCCGAGTCCGACAGCTGCGGGGAGAGCAAG GACACACTGAAGCCAGCCTTCACAGTAGCCAACTTGCCAGGGACGTCCAGCGCGCAGGCCACGGTGCCGACCACGTCCACGACCATGCAGATCAGCAGCGGCCCGTCCTTCCCCATCACCAACTACCTGGCGCCCGTGTCTGCCAGCAGCAGCGTCAACAGCATCACCAGCGCCAACGGCACCGTGCTCAAGACTTCGGCGGCCTCAGCCGGCGTTATGCAGCTGCCCAGCGGCTTCACCTTCATGCCCG GGACTTCGTTGGCGCCTGGCACCCCCACCATTCCGCTGGGCCAGCTGCAGCAGCACTCGCTGGCCATCCAGGGCCAGCAGGCCCAGTCCATCCCTGCCGCGCCCGTGCAGCAGAACCAGCAGGCTGTCTTCCGCTTCCCTACCACAGTCTCCCTCGCCG GGGCCGGTATGACCCAGCAGCTGCAGGCCATCCAGGTGCATCCAACCACGCAGCAGAGTGGCAACCCCAGCGACGGCAGCCAGGAGATCTCCCAGGCTTCTACAAGCGCCACAG tgAGCCTCCCAGCCACCATCGTCACCACCCCGGTGCCCACGTCCATGGCGGGGCACATATACCCAAGCCCCCACACGGTGATGTACGCCTCCACACCCGCGCTGGCTGACGGCAGCCTCACGGTGCTGAATGCCTTCTCGCAGGGATCCTCCGCCATGCAGGTGTCCACACAGGGCCAGGACACTG GAGCTGTACCTCATGTGTTCCTCACAGCGCCGGTCTCCGCAGTGCAGATCCACCCA ATGGTGATTGGGCAGCAGGCAAGCGGCGGGGGCAGCGGTGGTAACCTGACAGAGCTGCAGGTGGTCAACCTGGACGCCCCGCCCCACAATGCAAAGAGTGACTGA